A window of the Megalopta genalis isolate 19385.01 chromosome 2, iyMegGena1_principal, whole genome shotgun sequence genome harbors these coding sequences:
- the LOC143258797 gene encoding putative cytochrome P450 6a14, whose product MVDYFQILCGVVVLLLALYYYFTSPYNHWKKLGIAGPRPSLLFGNLRSQALAQTSMSDTIKKMYDKYKNEPVFGIYGGRSPILVVNDLDLVKDVLIADFSLFAARGLPLYRKVDRLQEHLFHLEPEIWRPLRARLSPVFTSGKLKEMFPMMLQCGEHLEKYLDTVTEKGGPVDCREIAAKFTTDVIGTCAFGIDMNAIVDEDSEFRQMGREMFAPSLKHVIRDTTKLFFPAIYVRLGHLVQPTKVTDFFTKVVMDTMSYREKNNVVRPDFINMLLELKRNPSQLENIELTDSLLTSQAFVFFLAGFETSSSTIAHALYELALHPDMQDKLRKEIRETLDENAREGKSLTYEQVKELKYLDAVFQETLRKYPILPLIVREVNTNYTFKGTKITIPKGTKIWIPVYGIHRDPDIYTEPEVFDPERFTNNGISTRHPMSFLAFGDGPRNCIGARFAIYQSKVGLISILRNNKVEVCEKTTIPYKSDARAFLLTLKGGVMLKMSKAE is encoded by the exons ATGGTGGACTATTTCCAAATATTATGTGGCGTCGTGGTGTTGCTGCTAgcactttattattatttcacttCACCCTACAACCATTGGAAAAAGCTTGGCATTGCCGGACCACGGCCATCGCTGTTATTCGGAAATCTTAGATCGCAAGCGTTGGCACAAACGTCCATGAGCGATACCATAAAGAAAATGTACGACAAATACAAAAACGAACCAGTGTTCGGAATCTACGGAGGCAGATCACCAATATTGGTTGTTAATGATCTCGATTTGGTCAAAGACGTCCTCATCGCGGACTTCTCGTTGTTCGCAGCTCGTGGATTACCCTTGTATCGTAAG GTGGATCGTTTGCAAGAGCATCTCTTCCATTTGGAGCCTGAAATATGGCGTCCACTGAGAGCAAGACTCTCGCCAGTGTTTACGTCTGGTAAACTTAAAGAAATGTTTCCTATGATGCTACAATGTGGAGAACACTTGGAGAAATACTTGGACACCGTGACAGAAAAGGGAGGGCCTGTGGATTGCCGAGAAATAGCAGCGAAATTTACAACTGATGTGATCGGTACCTGTGCCTTTGGAATCGACATGAACGCCATCGTGGACGAGGATAGCGAATTTCGTCAAATGGGCAGAGAAATGTTCGCTCCGTCTTTGAAACATGTTATCAGAGATACGACGAAGCTATTCTTCCCGGCGATATACGTACGACTAGGTCATTTAGTGCAGCCGACAAAGGTCACTGATTTCTTTACGAAGGTGGTTATGGACACAATGAGTTACAGAGAAAAAAATAATGTGGTCAGACCCGACTTCATTAATATGCTTCTAGAGCTGAAGAGGAATCCGAGTCAGTTGGAAAACATTG AGTTGACGGACTCGTTGCTGACTTCGCAGGCATTCGTCTTCTTCTTAGCAGGATTTGAAACATCATCGTCAACGATAGCACATGCACTTTACGAATTAGCATTGCACCCAGACATGCAGGACAAATTACGTAAGGAAATTCGAGAAACCTTAGACGAGAACGCGAGAGAAGGTAAAAGTTTAACATACGAACAAGTCAAAGAATTGAAGTATCTGGATGCAGTGTTTCAAG aGACGCTAAGGAAATATCCGATATTGCCATTAATAGTGAGAGAGGTTAATACAAACTACACTTTTAAGGGCACGAAAATCACAATTCCTAAAGGCACAAAGATATGGATACCAGTATATGGAATCCATAGGGATCCTGATATTTACACAGAACCTGAGGTATTCGATCCTGAGCGGTTTACTAATAATGGTATTTCAACCAGGCATCCTATGAGCTTCTTGGCTTTTGGTGACGGACCCAGAAATTGTATAG GAGCTCGTTTTGCAATTTACCAGAGCAAAGTTGGTCTTATTTCCATTCTCCGTAATAACAAGGTCGAAGTCTGCGAGAAGACGACGATTCCGTACAAGTCTGACGCCCGAGCGTTTTTGCTGACACTTAAGGGAGGAGTAATGTTAAAAATGTCAAAAGCAGAATAA
- the LOC117220629 gene encoding putative cytochrome P450 6a14, with protein sequence MVNYLQILCGALVLLLALYYYLTSSFNCWKKLGIAGPRPSIIFGNLQSIALGQSSMSDVIKKMYDEYKNEPVFGIYGGSAPILVVNDLDLVKDVLIKDFPLFASRGLIMFPKVDRLQEHLFHLEPEIWRPLRARLSLVFTAGKLKEMFPLVVKCAEYLEKYLDTVTEKEGPVDCREIAAKYTTDVIGTCAFGIDMNAIVDEDSEFRRMGREMFAPSFKFAVTHTIRQFFPAIYTRLGYLMRSTKEADFFTKVVMDTINYREENNVVRPDFLNMLLELKRNPSQLENIELTDSFLASQAFSFFLAGFETSSSTIGQVLYELALHQDIQDKLRKEIRENLGENAGEGESLTYEQVKELKYLDAVFRETLRKYSIVPIIMRRVSANYTFKGTKITIPKDTRVWIPVYGIHNDPDIYTKPEVFDPERFTNNGISTRHPMSFLAFGYGPRNCIGIGFATFQSKVGLIYILRNHKVEVCEKTTIPFKSQNGSFLLTLKGGVMLKILKVE encoded by the exons ATGGTGAACTATTTACAAATATTATGCGGGGCCCTGGTGTTGCTGCTAGCACTTTACTACTATCTCACTTCATCCTTCAACTGTTGGAAAAAGCTTGGCATTGCCGGACCACGGCCTTCGATAATATTCGGAAATCTTCAATCGATTGCGTTGGGACAATCGTCCATGAGCGATGTTATAAAGAAAATGTACGACGAGTACAAAAACGAGCCAGTGTTCGGAATCTACGGAGGCAGTGCACCAATTTTGGTTGTTAATGATCTCGATCTAGTCAAAGATGTCCTCATCAAGGACTTCCCTTTGTTCGCATCTCGAGGATTAATCATGTTTCCTAAG GTGGATCGTTTGCAAGAGCATCTCTTTCATTTGGAGCCTGAAATATGGCGTCCACTGAGAGCAAGACTCTCGCTAGTATTCACGGCTGGTAAACTTAAAGAAATGTTCCCTCTGGTGGTAAAATGTGCAGAATACTTGGAGAAATACTTGGACACCGTAACAGAAAAGGAAGGGCCTGTGGATTGTCGAGAAATTGCAGCGAAATATACAACCGATGTGATCGGTACCTGTGCCTTTGGAATCGACATGAACGCCATCGTGGACGAGGATAGCGAATTTCGTCGAATGGGCAGAGAAATGTTCGCTCCGTCTTTCAAATTCGCTGTTACACATACGATAAGGCAATTCTTCCCGGCCATATACACGCGACTAGGTTATTTAATGCGGTCGACAAAGGAGGCTGATTTCTTTACGAAGGTGGTTATGGACACAATTAATTACAGAGAAGAAAATAATGTGGTCAGACCCGACTTCCTCAATATGCTTCTGGAGCTGAAGAGGAATCCGAGTCAGTTGGAAAATATTG AATTGACGGACTCGTTCCTGGCTTCTCAGGCGTTCAGCTTCTTCTTAGCAGGATTTGAAACATCATCGTCAACGATAGGACAGGTACTTTATGAACTAGCATTACACCAGGACATACAGGATAAATTACGTAAGGAGATTCGAGAAAATTTAGGAGAAAACGCTGGAGAAGGTGAAAGTTTAACATACGAACAAGTCAAGGAATTGAAATATCTGGACGCAGTGTTTCGAG AGACGCTAAGGAAGTATTCGATAGTACCAATAATAATGAGACGGGTTAGTGCAAACTACACTTTTAAGGGCACGAAAATCACAATCCCTAAAGACACGAGGGTATGGATACCAGTATATGGAATCCATAACGATCCCGATATTTACACAAAACCTGAGGTATTTGATCCTGAACGGTTTACCAATAATGGTATTTCAACCAGGCATCCTATGAGCTTCTTGGCTTTTGGTTATGGACCCAGAAATTGTATAG GAATTGGTTTCGCAACTTTCCAGAGCAAGGTTGGACTTATTTACATTCTCCGTAATCACAAGGTCGAAGTCTGCGAGAAGACGACGATTCCGTTCAAGTCTCAAAACGGATCGTTCTTGTTGACACTCAAGGGAGGAGTaatgttaaaaatattaaaagttgaataa